The following are encoded together in the Candidatus Flexicrinis proximus genome:
- a CDS encoding GNAT family N-acetyltransferase: MGIRFEFLQFPTLNTNRLVLREVTERDAADVFELRGDYQVTKLNFGVNYKSLDEAHFTIQRMREGFDVAQHLRFGITLGTDDKVIGLVGFNYFSHADHRAAVGFDLQRRFWGRGIMPEALTAVLDFGFNQIGLNRIEADCSIMNLASQRVLQKVGFVYEGRQRDQYYYDGTYFDLLLWSILKREWAAR, from the coding sequence ATGGGCATCCGCTTCGAATTTCTACAGTTTCCCACACTCAATACCAACCGGCTCGTTCTGCGTGAAGTCACCGAGCGCGACGCCGCCGATGTCTTCGAACTGCGTGGCGACTATCAGGTGACCAAACTCAATTTCGGCGTCAACTACAAATCGCTCGACGAAGCGCACTTTACGATCCAGCGCATGCGCGAAGGCTTCGACGTCGCCCAGCACCTGCGCTTCGGCATTACGCTCGGCACTGACGACAAGGTGATTGGGCTGGTCGGATTCAACTACTTCTCGCATGCCGACCACCGCGCCGCCGTCGGCTTCGACCTGCAGCGCCGCTTTTGGGGGCGGGGGATCATGCCTGAAGCGCTGACCGCCGTACTGGACTTCGGCTTCAACCAGATCGGACTCAACCGTATCGAGGCCGACTGTTCGATCATGAACCTCGCCTCGCAGCGTGTGCTGCAAAAAGTCGGCTTCGTTTATGAGGGGCGCCAGCGCGACCAGTACTACTACGACGGCACCTATTTCGACCTGCTGCTCTGGAGTATCCTCAAACGCGAGTGGGCCGCCCGCTGA
- a CDS encoding fasciclin domain-containing protein — MSIPLELESGRSYTVVACGDYREGVNFIVVDESAAVIEPPGSYALIVNLTGQPITAIAIDGEPVLDAVDAGSYGGIGLPSAEFVMSGRLGDRDYSETFNPHSNTLFLIAVRPMPSGDPQIIYQRSSPLTVADYLQSVGEGAQFSQAAGLFASTGLLDSMSDGAEYTLFLPTDTALSSFSPPAGAGELRALFSTAIVPQSLPPYALPAHDTLTTLAGAVVSLDFGATGSGYWEIEGAPILWDLRLADGVIYAIDGAIGLDE, encoded by the coding sequence GTGTCGATTCCCCTCGAACTCGAATCCGGACGGTCCTACACCGTGGTGGCGTGCGGCGATTATCGCGAAGGCGTGAACTTCATCGTGGTGGATGAAAGCGCAGCCGTCATCGAGCCGCCGGGCAGCTACGCCCTGATCGTCAATCTGACTGGCCAGCCGATCACCGCGATCGCCATAGACGGCGAGCCGGTGCTGGACGCCGTTGACGCCGGTTCCTATGGCGGCATCGGCCTTCCGTCAGCCGAATTTGTTATGAGCGGCAGGCTTGGCGACCGCGACTACTCGGAAACCTTCAACCCGCACTCAAATACCCTGTTCCTCATCGCGGTCCGCCCGATGCCCTCCGGCGACCCCCAGATCATCTACCAACGCTCCAGCCCACTGACCGTTGCGGACTACCTCCAGTCTGTCGGCGAAGGCGCCCAGTTCTCGCAAGCCGCCGGATTATTCGCCTCGACCGGTCTACTCGATTCAATGTCTGACGGCGCGGAATACACGCTCTTTTTGCCCACCGACACGGCACTCAGCAGTTTTTCGCCCCCAGCGGGTGCCGGCGAACTCCGCGCGCTGTTCTCGACTGCCATCGTCCCGCAGAGCCTGCCGCCGTACGCGCTGCCCGCCCACGACACGCTGACCACGCTGGCGGGAGCCGTAGTCTCTCTCGACTTCGGCGCAACCGGCAGCGGCTACTGGGAAATCGAAGGCGCGCCGATCCTCTGGGACCTTCGCCTTGCTGACGGCGTGATCTACGCTATCGATGGCGCCATCGGCCTGGACGAATGA
- a CDS encoding tetratricopeptide repeat protein codes for MGDRRREAILLTVIGKVRFHQQAADADSFYDRAEAIARAIADDFALGFVLHHRGYQFINQSTPDYQRGRDLSDEAAGIAAKLGLADIQFWSLLNRGSSEHELGQLERALATHHEAYQLATEQNNHYWMAGVLRSIGEDYHRLNDRGQAQDAFDRALDLWQRVKAKAQADDLLQFMSESGYHAKPQG; via the coding sequence TTGGGCGACCGCCGGCGCGAAGCGATCCTGCTGACCGTCATCGGCAAAGTCCGCTTTCATCAGCAGGCCGCCGATGCCGACAGCTTCTACGACCGCGCCGAAGCCATCGCCCGCGCAATCGCCGATGACTTTGCCCTCGGCTTCGTGCTGCACCACCGCGGCTATCAGTTCATCAACCAGTCCACACCCGACTATCAGCGGGGCCGCGACCTCTCCGACGAGGCCGCCGGAATCGCCGCAAAACTCGGCCTGGCCGATATTCAGTTCTGGTCGCTCCTCAATCGCGGCTCCAGCGAGCACGAACTCGGCCAGCTTGAGCGCGCCTTGGCGACTCATCACGAGGCCTATCAGCTCGCGACCGAACAGAACAATCACTACTGGATGGCCGGCGTCCTGCGCTCGATCGGCGAAGACTATCACCGCTTGAACGACCGTGGTCAGGCGCAGGACGCGTTTGACCGGGCGCTCGACCTCTGGCAGCGCGTCAAAGCCAAAGCACAGGCCGATGACCTGCTACAATTCATGTCTGAAAGTGGCTATCATGCCAAACCACAGGGCTAG
- a CDS encoding tetratricopeptide repeat protein: protein MGNFEAAVAYFHQGLDAAQRVNVPWETASLWNGLGEVARSQGHIEEALAHYAKALEISEELGNRWMIAHVLDNIGHAAYSQGRYDVARDHFRGSLEASVALGDERGIAMCLEKLGGVAITQKQLEFAATLLGAAEALREARNTPVEGMDAADYRHFAEQLQQQLAADVLRTAWDAGRTLPLSIVLARILDQ, encoded by the coding sequence ATGGGTAATTTCGAGGCGGCGGTCGCGTATTTTCATCAGGGACTGGACGCCGCCCAGCGCGTGAATGTCCCCTGGGAAACCGCAAGTTTGTGGAACGGACTGGGCGAAGTGGCCCGCAGCCAGGGACACATCGAGGAGGCGCTGGCGCACTATGCGAAGGCGCTGGAGATCTCGGAGGAGTTGGGCAACCGCTGGATGATCGCCCATGTCCTGGACAATATCGGTCATGCGGCATATTCGCAGGGGCGATATGACGTGGCACGCGATCATTTCCGGGGCAGCCTAGAAGCGAGCGTCGCGCTGGGGGATGAGCGTGGGATTGCCATGTGTCTGGAGAAACTGGGCGGGGTCGCGATCACGCAGAAACAACTGGAATTCGCGGCCACGCTGCTGGGCGCGGCAGAAGCGCTGCGCGAAGCCCGGAATACGCCGGTGGAGGGCATGGACGCGGCGGATTACCGGCACTTCGCGGAACAACTACAGCAGCAGCTTGCGGCGGATGTGCTGCGGACGGCATGGGACGCGGGGCGAACGCTGCCGCTATCGATTGTGCTGGCACGGATACTTGATCAATAG
- a CDS encoding TIR domain-containing protein, protein MARIFINYRRQDSEGYVGRLYDHLTRHFDGETLFLDVDSIPPGVDFVEFLDDAVAQCDVLLAVIGPNWANISDEAGERRILREDDFVRIEIASALRQKKTVVPLLVGGAKMPRAAELPEDIAGLARRNAMELSHNRFGTDVDKLAEAVKRVASEILKPRSTPQEVARKQKALKDLRAQLVAAEDSPLYAVRTEGRFFPVMGEGFADASLLFVGESPGKTEAEAGRPFIGQSGAVLDEMLATIGLKREDIFITNLVLDHPGAKREPTQDEIAYYTPYMDAIIDIIRPAVIIPLGRFAAGAVMKKWGLPEAELRISDMHGKLIKTRAAYGDIHIVPLFHPAAVLYSASMKTTLKQDFQKLKLFI, encoded by the coding sequence ATGGCGCGCATCTTTATCAATTACCGCCGGCAGGACAGCGAAGGTTATGTCGGGCGGCTGTACGATCACCTGACGCGGCACTTCGACGGCGAAACCCTGTTTCTGGACGTCGATTCGATCCCTCCCGGCGTGGATTTCGTCGAATTCCTGGACGACGCCGTGGCGCAGTGTGACGTGCTGCTGGCGGTGATCGGGCCGAACTGGGCGAATATCAGCGACGAGGCGGGCGAGCGGCGGATCCTGCGCGAAGACGACTTCGTACGCATCGAAATCGCCAGCGCCCTAAGGCAGAAGAAGACCGTGGTGCCGCTGCTGGTGGGCGGGGCGAAGATGCCGCGGGCCGCCGAGCTTCCCGAAGATATCGCCGGGCTGGCGCGGCGCAACGCGATGGAACTGTCGCACAATCGCTTCGGGACCGACGTGGACAAGCTGGCCGAGGCGGTCAAACGCGTAGCGTCGGAAATCCTGAAGCCGCGCAGCACGCCGCAGGAAGTCGCGAGGAAACAAAAAGCGCTCAAGGACCTGCGCGCGCAGCTGGTGGCCGCCGAAGACTCGCCGCTCTACGCGGTACGGACGGAGGGGCGGTTCTTCCCGGTCATGGGCGAAGGTTTTGCGGATGCCTCGCTGCTGTTCGTCGGCGAATCGCCCGGCAAGACCGAAGCCGAGGCGGGGCGCCCGTTCATCGGCCAATCGGGCGCGGTGCTGGACGAAATGCTGGCGACGATCGGCCTGAAGCGCGAGGACATTTTCATCACCAATCTGGTGCTGGATCATCCGGGTGCCAAGCGTGAGCCGACGCAGGACGAGATCGCCTATTACACGCCGTACATGGACGCGATCATCGACATCATCCGGCCGGCGGTGATCATCCCGCTGGGACGGTTTGCGGCGGGAGCCGTGATGAAGAAGTGGGGATTGCCGGAGGCCGAACTGCGCATCAGCGATATGCACGGAAAGCTGATCAAGACACGCGCCGCGTATGGTGACATCCACATCGTTCCGCTGTTCCACCCGGCCGCCGTGCTGTACAGCGCCAGCATGAAGACCACGCTCAAGCAGGATTTCCAGAAGCTCAAGTTGTTCATCTAA
- a CDS encoding alpha/beta fold hydrolase, with translation MLKRLYFPIANALVFAMLFALIGYAIADTGRWALIGVVLGLGLGLAIEAGLGAVGGWLYRRRVTLAVLVEFGLIVAFIGPFILVYAQSTPQNYAVCCIEDSGLGDQAETVAIAGADGETLAGWYAPPSEARGPVILLLHGARGDRRGTLRHARVLREAGYGVLVYDQRASGESTGSRHSIGWYDARDITPIIDWLAARPEVDPRRIGAVGLSLGAHILVIAAPDEPRLAAVWADGLGINGGADLPPAADAGEAFINFVNQQAFWIGGLYLGVQPVPFRTLLPRIAPRPLMLVAGGRDPYDPGFARAYEGLLGENGGIWIIENAGHVGGLAAFPDEYAARMIAFFDAALR, from the coding sequence ATGCTGAAACGTCTGTATTTTCCGATCGCCAACGCACTGGTCTTCGCGATGTTGTTCGCACTCATCGGCTACGCGATCGCCGATACGGGCCGCTGGGCTCTGATCGGAGTAGTCCTCGGCCTGGGCCTCGGACTAGCGATCGAGGCCGGATTAGGCGCTGTCGGCGGGTGGCTATACCGGCGGCGCGTCACGCTGGCCGTCCTGGTCGAGTTCGGGCTGATCGTCGCCTTTATCGGCCCGTTTATTCTCGTTTATGCACAGTCAACGCCGCAGAACTACGCGGTTTGCTGCATCGAGGACAGCGGGTTAGGCGATCAGGCTGAGACGGTCGCTATCGCAGGCGCCGACGGCGAGACGCTGGCGGGCTGGTACGCGCCGCCTTCGGAGGCTCGTGGGCCGGTGATTTTACTGCTGCACGGAGCGCGCGGCGATCGCCGGGGAACGCTGAGGCATGCACGCGTGCTTCGTGAGGCAGGCTACGGCGTACTGGTCTACGACCAGCGCGCCTCCGGCGAAAGCACCGGCAGCCGCCATTCGATCGGCTGGTACGATGCGCGCGACATCACGCCGATCATCGATTGGCTGGCGGCGCGCCCGGAGGTCGATCCCCGCCGGATCGGAGCGGTTGGCCTGTCGCTCGGCGCGCATATCCTGGTCATAGCAGCGCCGGACGAGCCGCGACTCGCAGCGGTCTGGGCCGACGGTCTGGGGATCAACGGCGGCGCCGATCTGCCGCCGGCTGCGGATGCCGGCGAAGCGTTTATCAACTTCGTCAACCAGCAGGCCTTCTGGATCGGCGGGCTGTATCTCGGCGTGCAGCCGGTCCCATTCAGGACGCTGCTTCCGCGGATCGCGCCGCGTCCTCTGATGCTGGTTGCCGGAGGACGCGATCCGTACGATCCTGGCTTTGCGCGCGCTTATGAGGGGCTGCTCGGCGAAAACGGCGGGATTTGGATCATCGAAAACGCGGGGCATGTGGGCGGGCTGGCGGCGTTTCCCGACGAATACGCGGCACGCATGATCGCATTCTTTGACGCCGCTCTGCGCTAA
- the ald gene encoding alanine dehydrogenase yields MIIGIPKEVKIDENRVSLPPAAVGQLVLHGHTVFVESHAGSGSAFSDAEYIKAGARMLESAADVWNKSEMVVKVKEPQPGEYPGMREGLILFTYLHLAAAKDLTHAMIESGVTGVAYETVTDPHGKLPLLEPMSEVAGRMAVQVAAHYLEKKQGGRGMLLGGVPGTRPAHVVILGGGTVGTNSAKIALGMGANVTLLDVNIDRLRYLDDTLHGRFTTMYSNDVNIADVITSADAVIGAVLVTGAKAPRLIRRDMLKTMPEGSVIVDVAVDQGGCVETTRATTHSAPTYVIDGVVHYGVANMPGAVPRTSSLALSNATLRYVLQIADRGMKDAMVRDPGLANGLNIHAGQVTHPAVASTFELPYTEMKALF; encoded by the coding sequence ATGATTATCGGCATCCCTAAAGAAGTGAAGATCGACGAGAACCGCGTATCACTGCCTCCTGCGGCGGTTGGCCAGCTCGTCCTGCACGGTCATACTGTTTTCGTCGAGTCACATGCCGGTTCCGGCAGCGCTTTCAGTGATGCCGAGTACATCAAGGCTGGCGCGCGTATGCTGGAAAGCGCCGCCGATGTCTGGAACAAGTCCGAAATGGTCGTCAAGGTCAAGGAGCCCCAGCCGGGCGAATACCCCGGCATGCGCGAAGGCCTGATCCTCTTTACCTACCTGCATCTGGCAGCAGCCAAAGACCTGACCCACGCCATGATCGAGAGCGGCGTGACCGGCGTCGCCTACGAGACCGTTACCGACCCGCACGGCAAGCTGCCGCTGCTGGAGCCGATGAGCGAAGTTGCCGGTCGCATGGCCGTACAGGTCGCCGCCCACTACCTTGAGAAGAAGCAGGGTGGTCGCGGGATGCTGCTCGGTGGTGTGCCGGGAACCCGTCCGGCTCACGTCGTGATCCTCGGCGGCGGCACGGTCGGCACCAATTCAGCCAAAATCGCGCTGGGGATGGGCGCCAACGTCACCCTGCTCGACGTGAATATCGACCGCCTGCGCTATCTCGACGACACCCTGCACGGCCGCTTCACCACCATGTACTCCAACGATGTCAACATCGCCGATGTCATCACCAGCGCCGACGCGGTGATCGGCGCGGTGTTGGTCACCGGCGCCAAAGCCCCGCGCCTCATCCGCCGCGATATGCTCAAGACCATGCCCGAGGGCAGCGTGATTGTCGACGTGGCGGTCGATCAGGGCGGCTGCGTCGAGACCACCCGCGCCACGACCCACAGCGCCCCGACCTACGTGATCGACGGCGTGGTGCATTACGGTGTCGCCAATATGCCGGGCGCTGTGCCGCGGACCAGCAGCCTCGCCCTCAGCAATGCCACCCTGCGCTATGTGCTGCAGATCGCTGACCGCGGCATGAAGGATGCCATGGTGCGCGACCCCGGTCTGGCCAATGGCCTGAACATCCACGCCGGACAGGTGACCCATCCCGCCGTCGCCAGCACCTTCGAACTCCCGTATACCGAGATGAAAGCACTGTTTTAG
- a CDS encoding S8/S53 family peptidase, translating to MTLVGAQGRSTVAGNCTLTPDQVLGQAFSGTAGAEGETGEAGLTPEGEDIVAEGLDTSPEWIIKTLLYAEPGKEQVAILVIDDFSSDGTGDLPVSHGWLVWQVFQQLIGQLAPETAELITLQQVNIADDAGYRSDLILPQLQAALEDFGARGISRFVLNMSFVFIPCEDRELDFDFADFTDARQDNARLSLVEHIGGDPDYVRSILKDARVGYIDENGLTPLDQESPRGSQSLQSRSNRSDVSEIPPTPTRNVPDFRERDLSVLRLFNSTALQSDPLRDYLRGIRDAIVVPVASSGNFGQRQPFYPARWPEVISVSANEGDDLRFWLHSNNGDVSVPGAWFLFEDGQYRAGTSFAAPVVSLLIALDLTQSEPTCGNRGNAPMLARGSYDNALLADAVSQYCGR from the coding sequence TTGACTCTGGTCGGCGCGCAGGGCCGCAGCACTGTCGCAGGCAACTGCACATTAACGCCCGATCAGGTGCTTGGACAGGCCTTCAGCGGCACCGCCGGCGCCGAGGGCGAAACTGGCGAAGCGGGATTGACGCCCGAAGGGGAAGACATTGTCGCCGAGGGGCTGGACACCAGTCCGGAATGGATCATCAAGACCCTGCTCTATGCCGAACCCGGCAAGGAACAAGTCGCGATACTGGTCATCGACGACTTTTCTTCCGACGGCACCGGCGATCTGCCCGTGTCGCACGGCTGGCTCGTCTGGCAGGTTTTCCAGCAGTTGATCGGCCAGCTCGCCCCGGAAACCGCCGAACTCATCACCCTGCAGCAGGTCAATATCGCCGATGACGCGGGCTACCGCTCCGATCTGATCCTTCCGCAGCTCCAGGCCGCACTCGAAGACTTCGGCGCTCGCGGAATCAGCCGCTTCGTCCTCAATATGAGCTTTGTCTTCATCCCCTGCGAGGACCGCGAATTGGACTTCGATTTCGCCGACTTCACCGATGCGCGTCAGGATAACGCCCGCCTCTCCCTCGTGGAGCACATCGGCGGCGATCCGGACTACGTTCGCTCTATCCTCAAGGATGCGCGCGTGGGTTACATCGATGAGAACGGGCTGACCCCTCTCGACCAGGAATCGCCGCGGGGCAGCCAATCGCTTCAGTCAAGGTCAAACCGGTCGGACGTCAGCGAAATCCCGCCGACCCCGACCCGTAACGTCCCCGACTTCCGCGAGCGTGACTTGTCCGTGCTCCGGCTTTTCAACAGCACCGCGCTTCAATCCGACCCGCTGCGCGACTATTTGCGCGGCATACGCGATGCCATCGTCGTCCCGGTCGCCTCGTCCGGCAACTTCGGGCAGCGCCAGCCCTTCTATCCCGCGCGCTGGCCGGAGGTCATCAGCGTCAGCGCCAACGAAGGGGACGACCTGCGCTTCTGGCTGCACTCCAATAACGGCGATGTCAGCGTGCCGGGAGCGTGGTTCCTCTTTGAAGACGGGCAGTACCGCGCCGGCACGTCGTTCGCCGCGCCGGTGGTGAGCCTGCTCATCGCCCTTGACCTGACCCAATCCGAACCCACCTGCGGCAATCGCGGCAATGCCCCGATGCTTGCGCGCGGGTCCTACGACAACGCGCTGCTCGCCGACGCCGTGAGCCAGTACTGCGGCAGGTAG
- a CDS encoding DUF4062 domain-containing protein encodes MATELHIFISSKMRELAPERQALQDLLPALDRETFRLRTWAFEQNAPASNKSIRDVYLEALQNSALYVGLFWNDFGEWTIDEFEQATAWGIERHLYVKNVRPDQRDPRLQAFLERQSDVRFGITPRWFTDVEDLKQQFARSVDKWLLDRQIAYHSATNAILAHVPDDVPDQPKKLIGRDDLVAEAAELLGENSRVLLRGFGGMGKSALAATVAAQYVSEGKGPVLWLKAGAAEADALFEAIGRAFGVQQAIAGASGDERLQAVRRVLADAKALLVLDDVWNGAALARVVKAVPRSTPLLVTSRHRFPLDEIIEVGELKPDQALKLLSLHVRGRDFSADPDAARLCEVLGNHSFALEIASKSLKVYQLTPAELLQRIEGAPHDLSMPANFGELGRTGIKSLLDASVNVLSKGLYDVFVTLGGMFEPSATPELLARVMQLDPHNVSDALSELELRGLVSMRNLNRVAYFRLHDLAYSYARTLFLNRRSCPLAVIEACRDYAVAHKDDLDALDVEQSNMLEAAEAASDIQRDDLFIDVMRSLTVDGPYFAARGYTALSLKLIHNAVSAARARADLETAHYLLSKLGNAYADFIGDRERAWRPIPGRSNSRSSWATAGAKRSC; translated from the coding sequence GTGGCGACCGAACTGCACATCTTCATCAGCTCCAAAATGCGCGAGCTGGCGCCGGAACGCCAGGCTCTTCAGGACCTGCTGCCGGCGCTGGATCGCGAGACCTTCCGGCTCCGCACCTGGGCCTTTGAGCAGAACGCCCCGGCCAGCAACAAGTCGATCCGCGATGTCTATCTGGAGGCGCTCCAGAATTCGGCCCTCTATGTCGGCCTGTTCTGGAATGACTTCGGCGAGTGGACTATCGACGAGTTCGAGCAGGCGACCGCCTGGGGTATCGAGCGCCATCTGTACGTCAAAAACGTCCGTCCGGATCAGCGCGACCCCCGCCTTCAGGCCTTCCTCGAACGCCAGAGCGATGTCCGCTTCGGCATCACGCCGCGCTGGTTCACCGATGTCGAGGACTTGAAGCAGCAGTTCGCGCGTTCGGTCGACAAATGGCTGCTCGATCGCCAGATCGCCTACCACAGCGCGACCAACGCCATCCTCGCCCACGTCCCCGACGATGTGCCCGATCAGCCCAAAAAGCTGATCGGCCGCGACGATTTGGTGGCTGAAGCAGCCGAACTGCTCGGCGAAAACAGCCGTGTGCTGCTCCGCGGATTCGGCGGCATGGGCAAGTCGGCGCTGGCCGCCACCGTGGCCGCGCAGTACGTCTCCGAAGGGAAAGGCCCGGTCCTCTGGCTCAAGGCCGGCGCTGCCGAAGCTGACGCGCTCTTTGAGGCCATCGGCCGCGCGTTCGGCGTTCAGCAGGCCATCGCCGGTGCAAGCGGCGATGAACGCCTGCAGGCCGTCCGCCGCGTTCTGGCCGATGCAAAGGCCCTGCTGGTATTGGACGATGTATGGAATGGCGCGGCCCTCGCGCGGGTGGTTAAGGCGGTGCCCCGCAGCACGCCGCTGCTGGTGACCTCGCGCCACCGCTTCCCGCTGGATGAAATCATCGAGGTCGGCGAATTGAAACCCGATCAGGCGCTCAAGCTTCTGAGCCTCCACGTCCGGGGGCGGGATTTCAGCGCTGATCCAGATGCTGCCCGCCTGTGCGAAGTCCTCGGCAATCACAGTTTTGCACTGGAAATCGCCAGCAAGTCCCTCAAGGTGTACCAGCTGACCCCCGCCGAACTCCTGCAGCGCATCGAAGGGGCGCCGCACGACCTCAGCATGCCGGCCAACTTTGGCGAACTTGGCCGCACGGGGATCAAGTCGCTGCTCGACGCCAGCGTCAATGTCCTGTCCAAAGGCCTCTACGACGTGTTCGTCACGCTCGGAGGGATGTTCGAACCGAGCGCCACGCCTGAACTCCTCGCCCGGGTCATGCAGCTCGACCCGCACAACGTCAGCGACGCGCTCAGCGAGCTTGAGCTGCGCGGTCTGGTCAGCATGCGAAATCTGAATCGCGTAGCCTACTTCCGTCTGCACGATCTCGCCTACAGTTATGCCCGAACCTTGTTCCTGAACCGCAGGTCCTGCCCACTGGCGGTTATCGAAGCCTGCCGCGACTACGCCGTTGCTCACAAGGACGATCTCGACGCGCTCGATGTCGAACAGAGCAATATGCTCGAAGCAGCGGAGGCGGCCAGCGACATCCAGCGTGACGATCTGTTCATCGACGTGATGCGGTCGCTGACCGTAGATGGGCCGTACTTCGCCGCGCGCGGATATACCGCCCTTTCCCTCAAGCTCATCCACAACGCCGTCAGCGCCGCCAGGGCCAGAGCCGACCTCGAAACAGCTCATTACCTATTAAGCAAGCTCGGCAACGCCTACGCGGATTTTATTGGCGACCGCGAGCGCGCCTGGAGGCCTATACCGGGGCGCTCGAACTCGCGCAGCAGTTGGGCGACCGCCGGCGCGAAGCGATCCTGCTGA
- a CDS encoding XRE family transcriptional regulator: MTQEIVFGQWLKSRRRLYDLTQQGLADRVSCSVEMIYRIEAGQRRPSVQVARLLGAALGVPDAELDAFVGFARGAAPIRTSGTSTGLTPWRAAFIPHSTLPAQLTALIGRSKELADAAAHLRQDEVRLLTLVGPPGIGKTRLAVELGGAVLLDYPGGVHFVDLAPVSEPDRVVTAIARTLDIALADHKKPQDSLHTYLRERQMLLLLDNFEQILGAAGDPRAAGGLPAGQTRDHQPRAITYPGRTPVPGRAAGPARPGGRSEHRCAGRIRGGAAVRRTGKSRAAGFRTDAGECRGGRGGLRAAGRPAAGHRDRGRPNDDPPTR, from the coding sequence ATGACTCAGGAAATTGTTTTTGGACAGTGGCTCAAGAGCCGCCGCCGGCTGTATGACCTGACACAGCAGGGACTGGCGGATCGGGTCAGCTGTTCGGTGGAGATGATCTATCGAATTGAAGCCGGACAGCGCCGCCCCTCGGTGCAGGTCGCCCGGTTGCTGGGGGCCGCGCTGGGCGTACCCGATGCCGAACTCGACGCGTTTGTCGGGTTCGCGCGTGGGGCAGCGCCGATCAGGACATCCGGCACATCGACAGGACTGACTCCATGGCGCGCGGCGTTTATCCCGCACAGCACGCTGCCGGCGCAGCTCACCGCGCTCATCGGGCGGTCGAAGGAACTAGCCGATGCCGCCGCGCATCTGCGGCAAGACGAGGTGCGGCTGCTGACGCTGGTCGGCCCGCCGGGAATCGGCAAGACGCGGCTGGCCGTCGAACTGGGCGGAGCAGTCCTGCTGGATTATCCGGGCGGCGTTCACTTTGTCGACCTCGCGCCGGTCAGCGAGCCGGACCGTGTCGTGACCGCTATCGCCCGCACGCTGGACATTGCGCTGGCGGACCACAAGAAACCGCAAGACAGCCTCCACACTTACCTGCGCGAGCGGCAGATGCTGCTCCTGCTCGACAATTTCGAACAAATCCTCGGGGCCGCCGGCGATCCACGCGCTGCTGGCGGCCTGCCCGCTGGTCAAACTCGTGATCACCAGCCGCGAGCCATTACGTATCCGGGGCGAACGCCGGTTCCCGGTCGAGCCGCTGGCCCTGCCCGGCCGGGTGGACGATCTGAACACCGATGCGCTGGCCGGATTCGCGGCGGTGCAGCTGTTCGTCGAACGGGCAAAAGCCGTGCAGCCGGATTTCGAACTGACGCCGGAGAATGCCGGGGCGGTCGCGGCGGTCTGCGCGCGGCTGGACGGCCTGCCGCTGGCCATCGAGATCGCGGCCGCCCAAATGACGATCCTCCAACCCGATGA
- a CDS encoding alpha/beta hydrolase translates to MVSANEKRIRFGLRFIRLMMGYMPLQMTRSLMNYPLYRVRLPDQIRTKQVTVAGVPCEWITDSERPDGPLVLYLHGGGFVLGASHLHRKMVAHLVTLTGGRALMVDYRLAPEHPFPAALDDCLAVYKEILENNSPQDTVIVGDSAGGNLTLTTLIAARDARLPLPAAGVCLSPATDLRLHDEVQWTTVRDELLHPRAIKMFRESYIGHGDPDNPLMTPVLADLRGLPPLLLLAGEPEGLCGDIVNFAEEAKRQGVPARLHVEPRMWHVWTLNLPELPQALATLQDIAAFIGEHARQPVTVTE, encoded by the coding sequence ATGGTGAGCGCAAACGAAAAGCGGATCCGGTTCGGGCTGCGTTTTATACGGCTGATGATGGGCTATATGCCGCTCCAGATGACACGGAGTCTGATGAACTATCCACTGTACCGCGTGCGCCTGCCTGATCAGATCCGCACCAAACAGGTCACGGTCGCGGGTGTCCCCTGCGAGTGGATCACCGACAGTGAGCGGCCAGACGGCCCTCTGGTCTTATACCTGCACGGCGGCGGCTTTGTACTCGGAGCGTCACACCTGCACCGGAAGATGGTCGCCCATCTGGTCACGCTGACCGGTGGGCGGGCGCTGATGGTCGATTACCGACTGGCGCCGGAGCATCCCTTCCCCGCCGCGCTGGACGACTGTCTTGCGGTCTACAAAGAGATCCTCGAGAACAACTCACCGCAGGACACCGTGATCGTTGGCGACTCGGCCGGCGGCAACCTGACGCTGACGACGCTGATCGCCGCGCGCGATGCGCGGCTGCCGCTGCCTGCCGCGGGTGTGTGCCTGTCCCCCGCCACCGACCTGCGCCTGCACGACGAAGTCCAGTGGACGACCGTGCGAGACGAGCTGCTGCACCCGCGCGCGATCAAGATGTTCCGTGAGTCATACATCGGGCACGGCGACCCGGACAACCCGCTGATGACGCCGGTCCTGGCCGACCTGCGCGGGCTGCCGCCGCTGCTGCTGCTGGCCGGCGAGCCGGAGGGTCTGTGCGGAGACATCGTCAACTTTGCCGAAGAAGCCAAGCGCCAGGGGGTGCCAGCCCGGCTGCACGTCGAGCCGCGAATGTGGCACGTATGGACGCTGAATTTACCCGAACTGCCGCAGGCATTGGCGACCCTGCAGGACATCGCCGCCTTCATCGGCGAGCACGCGCGGCAGCCTGTGACGGTTACGGAGTAG